The Pocillopora verrucosa isolate sample1 chromosome 14, ASM3666991v2, whole genome shotgun sequence genome has a segment encoding these proteins:
- the LOC131773860 gene encoding slit homolog 1 protein-like: MNGGECGFACVNTPSCFSFNLVLIQDIIGKVLCELLPSDMYNNSDKFVYSSSYHHYSIRSPCISSPCQNNGKCAALYEKNNYTCDCVNGYTGKHCETVVSIWKIAGWTLIARFSNDDTKNWMADSGYWWYDKQVAMGTTSSTTENADMISPAFWLTSGNELKLTRSDDTNHIPLLQTTGNCLTGQTFRSKLKSYGNFRNGTVWASDQCLGNCTVIYGGQYMSTDGFQQAECNGTIQSLNKIGFWCDWSSGDGAVMMIGGGGSKCDRADHGIGITEANAASFVDGGTDEFDFGYDANTGKTASQSYALNLWIR, encoded by the exons ATGAATGGTGGCGAGTGTGGATTTGCTTGTGTCAACACACCGTCGTGTTTCTCCTTCAACCTGGTTTTAATTCAAGATATAATCGGTAAAGTGCTGTGTGAGTTACTTCCATCGGACATGTACAACAACTCAGACAAGTTTGTATACAGCTCGAGTTACCATCACTATAGTATCAGG TCTCCTTGTATCAGTTCGCCTTGCCAAAACAATGGAAAGTGCGCCGCACTATACGAGAAGAACAACTACACGTGTGATTGCGTGAATGGCTACACAGGGAAACATTGTGAAACTG TCGTTTCGATTTGGAAAATCGCTGGATGGACTCTTATCGCTCGATTTTCAAATGACGACACCAAGAACTGGATGGCTGATAGCGGCTATTGGTGGTACGACAAGCAAGTTGCCATGGGGACAACAAGTAGTACTACTGAAAACGCCGACATGATCTCACCCGCCTTTTGGTTGACCAGCGGAAATGAGCTTAAACTCACGCGCAGTGATGACACCAATCACATTCCCCTGTTACAGaccacaggtaactgtttgACCGGACAAACATTCCGATCTAAACTCAAGAGTTATGGAAACTTTAGAAACGGCACAGTTTGGGCCAGTGACCAGTGTTTAGGAAACTGTACGGTTATATATGGCGGACAATATATGTCAACAGACGGGTTTCAACAAGCTGAGTGCAACGGAACCATCCAAAGTCTCAACAAGATTGGCTTTTGGTGTGATTGGAGCTCTGGTGATGGAGCAGTGATGATGATTGGTGGAGGAGGAAGTAAATGTGATCGTGCAGATCACGGGATTGGAATTACAGAGGCTAACGCTGCTTCGTTTGTAGATGGGGGCACAGATGAATTTGACTTTGGTTATGACGCTAATACAGGAAAAACTGCATCCCAGTCCTATGCGCTGAACTTGTGGATTCGTTGA